A single region of the Methylocystis echinoides genome encodes:
- the hypA gene encoding hydrogenase maturation nickel metallochaperone HypA encodes MHEMALTESIVDIICEEARKQGFGKVRVVRLQVGAMAHVEPEALRFCFDAVSRGTVAEGATLDIRRPPGEAWCFDCGKTVAMEERFGACPDCGGRRVQMTSGDELRIDELEVD; translated from the coding sequence ATGCATGAAATGGCGCTGACCGAGAGCATCGTGGACATCATCTGCGAAGAGGCGCGCAAGCAGGGCTTCGGCAAGGTGCGGGTGGTGCGGCTGCAGGTCGGCGCCATGGCGCATGTCGAGCCGGAGGCGTTGCGCTTCTGTTTCGACGCGGTCTCGCGCGGCACGGTCGCGGAAGGCGCGACGCTGGACATCCGACGTCCACCGGGCGAAGCTTGGTGCTTCGACTGTGGCAAGACGGTTGCGATGGAAGAACGTTTCGGCGCCTGTCCCGATTGTGGGGGGCGACGTGTGCAGATGACGTCGGGTGACGAGCTGCGCATCGATGAACTGGAGGTCGACTGA